The sequence CGAGCCACTCAAGGTCGGCGCTGCCCAGCCCCGCGGCCAGCGCTGTGGCCGTTTCCTTCCAGGACGTCAGTTCGGCGATCGCGAGGTGCGGCTGGTTGGTGGAGAACGACGCCCGCGCGGCGTCGACGAGGTCCTGTGCGCAGGACTCTCTGTCGGGCGCCGACAGCGCGAGCATCCAGGGGAAGACCTTGGTCATGCGCGCGGCGAGCGTGCCGTTCTCGTCAAGGGTCACGGTGATGAGCTGCGCGGCGAAGTCCAGCAGGCGGGCACGGCCCTCCGCCTCGCGCTGGGACATCAGGACCAGCGCTTCGCCGTCGCGGCGGGTCACCGTGACAGGGTGGTCCTCGGCCTCGGCGAAGACCTCGGCCGAATGCTTGCTCAGGTCCGAGGAGCGTCGGGTGGCGACAGGAAGGTCAGCTGCCATGGTCATGCGTCGACTGTATTCGGAACGTGTTCGGAAGTCCAGGGGAGGTGTCCTGATCCCTCACACCCCCGGCGCCCCCCACACCGGAAACCACCGCGACAGGTCCTGCTCCACTCGCAGGTCGTCCCCCAGCGCGGCCCTGACCTGCAACTCCAGCTGGTTGTCGCGCTTCTCGGCGCCGCCCGCGACCGGGGCGAACGGATAGAACGTGCCGCGCTTGTAGAGGTAGACCAGTGCGAGCGAACGGTCCCGGTCGTCCCGGAAGGCGACCAGGGAGCACAGCAGCTGGGGGCCGAAGCCGCCGTCCTGGAGCAGGGTGTTCACCGCGTGCAGGTCGTTGACCAGGGCGGCCGTGTCCTCGGGCGGTTGGCGGGAGAGGAGCCAGGTGTAGCCGTAGGTGTCGCGGCTGAACTCCACCGGGATGCCGCCGCGCCCGGTGTCCGCGTCGAGTAGCTCGCGTACGTCCTGCTGGACGCGGGCGAAGGTGGCGCCCTCGACGCCCGCGAAGCACACCGAGCCCAGGCCGGTGGGTGTGAAGCCGGTGGCGGCCTGGAGGGTGAGGGCGGCGGAGGGGACGGCGAAGAGCTGGTCGAGGTCGGGGCGGACCGGTTTGCTGCGGCCCAGGATCGTGTCGAGCAGGCCCACGGGGGCTCCTTACGGACGGGACAGGTCGGCCGAGATGCGGGCCAGCTGGTCGAGGCGCTGTTCCAGGGTCGGGTGCGAGGAGAGCAGCCGGGCGAAGCTCTCCTTGGAGGCGAAGGCCGGGACGAAGTAGAAGGCGTTGTACGGCTCCGCCTTCCGCAGGTCCTCCGTGGGAATCCGGGCCATCTGGCCGCTCACCTTGGTGAGGGCGGAGGCCAGGGCCGAGGGGCGGCCGGTGAGGAGGGCGGCCGTGCGGTCGGCGGAGAGTTCGCGGTAGCGGGAGAGCAGGCGGGTGAGCAGGAAGCTGACCGCGTAGACGACCGCGCTGATCAGCGGGATCAGCATGATCGCGATGCCGATGGGGTCGTTGTTGCGGCTGCCCCGGGAGAAGCCGCCCCACAGGGCGACCCGGGTGATGATGCCGGCGAGGACGCCGAGGAACGAGGCGATCGTCATGACGGCGACGTCCCGGTGGGCGACGTGCGACATCTCGTGGGCGAGGACGCCCTCCAGCTCCTCCGGCTCCAGTCTGCGCAGCAGCCCCGTCGTGGCGCAGACGAGGGCAGTCTTCTCGCTGCGGCCGGTGGCGAACGCGTTCGGCACGTCGCTCTCGGCGATGGCGACCCTCGGTTTGTCCATATCGGCAAGAGCGCAGATCCGGTCGATCGCGCCGTGCAGTTCGGGCGCCTGCTCGGGGGTGACCTCACGCGCACCCATGCTGAACGCGGCGATCCGGTCGCTGAACCAGAACTGCGCGATGAACATGCCGCCGGTGATGATCAGGATGATCGGCCAGGCCCCGCGCAGCGCGGCCAGCAGCACGCCCACCAGGACCACGTACAGCAGCCCGATCAGGAACATCGTGGTCACCATGCGCGTGGTCAGACCACGGTCCGGCGCATACCGGCTACGGGTTCGGCTCATCGGGTCGACCTCCAGTCCTCACCTGTCCAGGCTGTCCCACCTGTCTCCCATGGTGCTCCTCACCGGCCGAAAATGGAGGAAACGGGGGCGGACGGGAGATGTGGCCGAAGACCGACTGGACCGGATAGGTGCCTGAGGCATCTAGTGAGGGTGATCGGTAAGCAGGACACACCCCCCTCGCTGCGAGGTCCGCATGACAGAGACCCAGTCCGAGACCCAGCCCGGCACCCAGTCCGAGACCATCGCCTTTCCGCAGGACCGCACCTGTCCGTACCACCCGCCCACCGGCTACCCGAGCGAGAGCCGGGGACAGCGGTCGGTGTCCCGCGTCCGCCTCTACGACGGCCGTACGGTCTGGCTGGTCACCGGGCACGCCGAGGCGCGGGCGCTCCTGGTCGACCCCAGGCTGTCGTCCGACCGGGAGAACCCGGCGTTCCCCTTCTTCGCGCCCAGGCTGGCCACGCTCGCACAGCGCCGCGTCGAGCTGATCGGCGTCGACGACCCGGAGCACAACGCGCAGCGCCGGATGCTGATCCCCAGCTTCACGGTCCGGCGGGCGGCGGCGCTGCGGCCGCGCATCCAGGAGACCGTGGACCGGCTGCTCGACGCGATGGCCGAGCAGGGCCCGCCGGCCGAGCTGGTGAACGCCTTCGCGCTCCCGGTGCCGTCCATCGTCATCTGCGCGCTGCTCGGCGTGCCCTACGCGGACCACGACTTCTTCGAGGCCCAGTCGCGCAAGCTGCTGCGCGGGCCGGCGCCCTCGGACGTCATGGCGGCGCGGGATGAGCTGGACGAGTACTTCCGCGTCCTGATCGAGCGCAAGCGGCGCGAGCCGGGCGACGGGCTGCTCGACGAGCTGATCGCCAAGCAGCTGGAGACCGGGGTGGTGGAGCGCGACGAGCTGGTACGGCTCGCCGAGATCCTGCTCGTGGCGGGCCACGAGACGACCGCGAACATGATCTCGCTCGGCACCTTGGCCCTTCTCCAGCACCCGGACCAGCTGGCCCGGCTGACGGAGGGCGACGGGAGCGGGGTACCGGCCGCCGTGGAGGAGCTGCTGCGCTTCCTTTCCATCGCGGACGGGCTCTCCCGGGTGGCGGTGGAGGACATCGAGATCGGCGGGGAGACCCTGCGGGCGGGGGACGGGGTGCTGCTGTCCACCGCCGTGGTCAACCGGGACGCGTCCGTCTACCCGGAGCCGGACGAGCTGGACCTCGGACGCGGCGCTCGCAACCACGTGGCCTTCGGCTTCGGCATCCACCAGTGCCTGGGCCAGAACCTCGCCCGCGCCGAACTGGAGATCGCCCTGCCCGCGCTCTTCCATCGCTTCCCCGGGCTGCGCCTCGCGGTCCCGCCCGAGGAGATCCCGTTCAAGCCGGGCGACACGGTGCAGGGGCTGCTCGAACTGCCGGTGACCTGGTGAAGGGGGCGCAGGGCGTCATGCGGATCGACATCGACAAGGACGTGTGCATCGGCGCGGGTCAGTGCGCCCTCGCCGCGCCGAAGGTGTTCACCCAGGACGACGACGGGCTCAGCGAGCTCCTGCCGGAGGCCGAGCCGGGCCCCATGGTCGGAGAGGCCGCCCGCGCCTGCCCGGTGCAGGCGATCACGGTGAGCTGAGGGCGGGGCGGGCGGCGGGCGGTCAGGGCCAGAGCAGTTCCCGCTCCCAGGCGCCCGCCCCCGTCCGCACGTCGGCCGTGCGGCGGTACCGCAGGCGTACGTGCCGCCGCCGCGCGTCGCCCTGGAAGAACTCGGCCTCGCGCGGCTCGACCACGTACCGGGTCCAGGTCGCCACCTCCGCGTCGGGCTCGGCGCGCGCCCGCTCCCAGGCGGCGTCGGACGCGCGGTCGAGCGCGGCGGTCGAGTCCAGGATCTCGCTCTGCCGGCCCACCAGCGCCGAGGCCAGCGCCCCGGTCGAGCGGGCCCGCAGATCGGCGGCGCTCTCGGCGGTGGAGCAGGCGGTGACGGGGCCCCGGACGCGTACCTGGCGGCCCTGGGCCGGCCAGTAGAAGCCGAGCGCGGCGTACGGGCGGGCGGCCAGCTGGCGGCCCTTCGCGCTGCCGGAGTGCGTGGCGAAGTGCCAGCCGCGCTCGTCCGCGTCGTGCAGCATCAGGGTGCGTACGTCGGGCAGGCCGTCGGCGTCCGCGGTGGCCAGGGTCATCGTGTGCGGCTCGGCCTGCCCGGCGGCCACCGCCTCGGCGAACCAGGCCAGGAAGAGGCCGAGGGGGGTGGGCGGCGCGGTGTCCGGGTCGAAGGCGGGAAGCTCGGTGTCCCAGACGCGCTGGGCGTGCAGCAGATCGAGGAAGGACTGCCGGGCGGCGGGATCAGGTGCGTCGCCCGTGGGGGCGGATGCGTCGGTCATGCGGCCATTGGACCGCACGGACAGGCCCTAAGGGCTGTCCCGCAATTCCTGGCGGGCGCGCGGCGTGCCGGCGGCGCCGGGCCGGCCCTCACCCCCGCCCCAGCACCACCGTCCCCGACGAGCAGAACCAGCCGCCCGTGCCCGAGGCCACCGCCAGCTCCGGGAGCCGGCCCCCCGCCTTGCGGACCTGGCGGTCCCCCGCCTCGCCGCGCAGCTGGCGTACCGCCTCCACCAGCAGGAACAGCCCGCGCATCCCGGGGTGGCAGGCGGACAGGCCGCCGCCGTCCGTGTTGACCGGGAGTTCCCCCGTGAGGCCCGTACGGCCGCCCTCCACGTACGGGCCGCCCTCCCCCTTCGCGCAGAAGCCCAGGTCCTCCAGCGTCACCAGCGTCATGTACGTGAACGCGTCGTAGATCTCCGCCAGGTCGATGTCGGCCGGCCGCACCCCCGCCCGTTCGAACGCCAGGCGGCCGGAGACGGCGGCGGGGGAGACCGTGAAGTCGTCCCATTCGGACATCGTGGAGTGCGAGACGTGCTCGCCGGTCCCGAGCACCCAGACGGGCGCCTTCGCCGTGCCGGGGACGTACTCCTCGGCCGCCAGCAGCACCGCGCAGCCGCCGTCGCTGCGGATGCAGCAGTGCAGTTTGGTGAACGGGTCGGCGATCATCGGGCCCGACAGCACCTCGTCCACCGTGACCGGGGTGCGGAACATCGCGTCCGGGTTGGCCGCCGCGTTCGCCCGCGCCCGCACCGCCACCTCGGCCAGCTGCTCCAGTGTCGTGCCGTACTCGTGCATGTGGCGGCGGGCGGCCATCGCGTACTTGGCGATCAGCGAGTGCCCGTACGGCACCTCGAACTGGAGCGGGCCCCTCGCCCCGAACGACAGGTTCGAGGTGCGGCGGCCCGCCTTGATGTCCGCGCGGGCCGTCGACCCGTAGACCAGCAGGACGGCCTCGGCCCGGCCCGCCGCGATGGCGTCCGCCGCGTGCGCCGCCATCACCTCCCACGTCGAGCCGCCCACCGAGGTGGAGTCCACCCACGTCGGTTTCAGCCCCAGATACTCGGCGACCTCCACCGGGGCGAGCGTCCCGAGCCCCGCCGAGGCGAAGCCGTCGACCACCGAGCGCTCCAGCCCCGAGTCGGCGAGCGCGCGGCGGGCGGCCTGGGCGTGCAGGGCGTACGGCGTGGCCGCGTCGACGCGCCCGCAGTCGGCGAGGGATATGCCGACGACGGCGACCCGACGGGGCGAAGAAGGCGTAGGGGGCATGAATCTGACGGTACATCAGATAGCGGGAAGCGGGAGTGGTCGTGCGCTGTGGTCACCGTCGCTCCGCACGGCTCTGGGAATCTCGCCGCCGCACCTCTAGCATGACGGGCCGTCAGTTCAGGGGCCGTCGGCCCCTGAGGGGAAGGAGTCCCGCCGATGGATGCCGCCTTCACCGCGGAACAGGACGAGATCCGCCGCACCCTGCGCACCCTGCTCGACGCCGACGACGGGCCCGGGGACGCCTACGACCCCGGCCTGTGGCGCCGGATCGCCCGGGACCACCGGCTGCCCGGACTCACCGTCCCGCAGGAGTACGGGGGCGCCGGCCGGGCCACCGCCGAGCAGGCCGTCCTCCTGGAGGAGACCGGCCGCGCCCTGCTGCCGTCCCCGCTGCTCGCCACCGCCGTGCTCGCCGCGCCCCTGATCCTGGCCCTCGGCACCGCGGAGCAGCGCGCCGCCCTGTTGCCGGCCGTGGCCACGGGCGAGCTGACCGCTTGCCTGGCCGTGCCCGGCGGGTTCCTGGCCACGGCCCTCGGCCTCGCCGGTGACCCGACCGGCGGTTCCTGGGCGGGCGGCGGCCGGGCGGGCGGGGTGCAGGCCCGGCCGGCCCGTGGCGGGGGCGGCGGGTGGCGGCTGTACGGGGAGGCCGACCGGGTGCCGGACGGGGAGCGGGCCGGGCTGCTCCTGGTCGCCGCCCACGCGGGCGGCTTCCCGCGCAGCCGCACCCTGCTCTTCCTGGTCCGGGCGGACGGGCCCGAGCCGCCCGCCGGACTCGCCCGCACCCCGCAGTCCTCGCCGGACCCCACCCGCCCGCTCGCCCGGGTCCAGCTCCGCGACACGGCGGCGGAACTCCTGGGCGCCGACGACACCGCGGACACGGGCCCGGCCCTCGCGGCGGCCGGGCGCACGGCCGCCGCCGTACTCGCCGCCGAGGCGGTGGGGGCGGCGGCGGGCGCGCTGGAACGGACGGCCGCGTACCTGGCGGCGAGCGAACGGCCCGGCGCCTGCGCCCCCGCGCCCCACGCCTACGAGGCCGAGAAGCACCGGATCGCGGAGCTGTACGTACGCGTAAGGGCGGCGCGCTCCGCCGCGTACTTCGCGGCCTGGGACCAGGAGAGTGCCGGGCTCGCCCTCGCCCAGGCACTGGAGGCGCTGCGGGCCGTGACGGCGGAGGCGGTGCGGCTGCCGGGGGACGCCGGTCCGCCGGACCGGGAGCACGAGGCGCACCCGTACGCCCGGCGGGCCGCCGTGCTGGAGCGGCTCCTCGGCCCCGCCCACCGCCTTCGCGACCACGCGGCCCGGGACTCCGGGCTCTTCGCGGCGGCCGGGGACGGGCAGGTGGCGGTCTGATGGCGGCGGCCGGGGTCCGGCTCGTCCAGAAGGTGTCATCGACGCGGGTATTCGCCCGGATCGCCCCGCATGTGGTGCCCGCCATGGACCGCACGGTCCACCGGCTCACCCGGGGCCGGGTGCTGCCCAGCGCGCGGATGCTGCCGGGGCTCGTCCTGACGGTGCCGGGGGCGCGCAGCGGGCAGCCGAGGACCACCCCGCTGGTCTGCATGCCGCAGCCGGGTGACGCGGGCGCGGTGGACGGAGGCGTGGGGGACGGAGGCGTGGGGGACGGAGGCGTGGGGGACGGAGGCGTGGGGCACGGGAAACCCGGTGGTGGCTGGGTGCTGGTCGGCAGCAACTTCGGCCGCCCCGGGCACCCGGCCTGGACGGCGAACCTGATGGCGCACCCGGAGGAGGCGGTCGTCAACTGGAACGGCCGCGACATCCCCGTACGGGCGCGGCTGCTCGCGGGGGAGGAGCGGGCGGTGGTGTGGAAGGCGGCGCTGGCGTTCTGGCCGCCCTATGCCGCGTACCAGGCGCGGATCGACCGGGAGATACGGCTGTTCCGGCTGGACCGGCGGGAGGTCTCCCCGTAGCGACCGGGCCGTAGCGACCCGGGTCCGGTGCCGGGTCCGGGTACGCCGACGGCGGACCACCTGCGTGGTCCGCCGTCGGTGAGACAGGACCTGAGGGCGCCCGGGATCACCGCGCGTCACCCAGTGGAGAGGAGTCCGGGCGCGGGCGCTACTTCGCCGGCTTCTTGCCGGTGATGCCCAGATGCACCAACAGCGCGAGGTTCGGTTTGAGTTCGGCCTGCTTGACGCCCCAGGTGGTGAAGCCCTTCTGGTGCGAGGCGACGGCGGCCAGCATCGCGACCAGCGAGCCCGCCATCGCGGCGGCGCTGACGTCCTTGTCGACCTTGCCCTTGGCCTGGAGCTCCTTCACGGACTCCGTGAGGGAGTTGGTGACCGAGTTCAGGATCTTCATGCGGATCTTGTAGAACCGCTTGTCGCCCTCGGCGGCGCCCAGGTCGACCACGCGCAGGATCGCGTCGTTGCGCCGCCAGAAGTCGAGGAAGCCCTCGACGAGTTGTTCGGCGGTCTGCCGGCCCGACTTGCCGACCCAGGAACGCCCGGCGACCAGTTCGGTCAGACCGGCGCCCTCCTTGGCCATTTCTTCGGCGATTTCGAGGACGGCGCCCTCGACGTCGGGGAAGTACTGGTAGAAGGTCGCGGGTGAAGTCCCCGCCTTCCGGGCGACGTCGATGACTTTGACGTCCCGGTACGGCGAGGAGCTGAGCATCTCGCTGAGGCAGTCGAGCAGCTTCTGCCGCGTCGCCTGTCCGCGTCGACCGGCCACGCGGCCGTCGACGGTGCGTACTTGTCCTGTCATGCCGTCAGCTTACCGACGGGTGATCGGAGCGCGATTCGGCCGAGTGCAAATGGGGAACGCGGCCGTCGGAACCGGTGGATACCCACAGTCTGATCAATGTTATTAACAGCCTGTGGATAACTTCGGTGGATAACTTTCGAAAGTGCGTTCGCTTCGGGGGGTGCGGGGCGGGTCCGGACGCGGGGGACACGCCGCGCGGTTACGTTGGATGTGACGAGCGTCACCATGATGGAGGGCCGTCACCATGAAGGACGGCCGTCACCGAGACGAAGGCCGTCACCGAGACGGACGGCCGTCACCGTGCCGATGGAAGGATTCGGGCCCATGGCCGCATTCGCGCAGTCCGCACCGTGCTGGGTGGATGTGCAGCTCCCGGACCTGGAGGCGGGCAAGCGCTTCTACGGCGAGCTGTTCGGCTGGACCTTCCGGGCGGGCGAGGGCCCCCGCGCGGACGCCCTCGGCGAGGGCAGGCTCGTCGCCGCGCTGGCCGCGAAGAAGGACGGCCGGATGCCGACCGCCTGGGGCGTCTACTTCGCCACCGACGACATCGAGGCGTCCGTCGCCCGCGTCCGCGCGGCCGGCGGCCAGGTCATCACCGAACCGGTACCGGCCGGCCGCGCCGGAGTCCTCGCCCAGGCCGCCGACCCGGGCGGCGCGGTCTTCGGCCTCTGGCAGGCCGGCGAGCGCGCGGGCTTCCAGAAGCAGAACGAGCCCGGCTCCTTCTGCTGGACCGAGGTCCACACCCGGCGCAAGGACCGCGTCGACCCCTTCTACGAGGAGGTCTTCGGCTTCCGCTCCGCCGACATCGCCGACCTGGTCACCGACACCCCGGACACGGACGAGACCCGCATCGACTTCCGCACCTGGTCCCCTCCCGGCACCGAGCCCGGCCCCGACACGGCGGTCGGCGGGCGCAGCGTCATCACCGACGCCTTCCCGGCCGAGCTGCCCAGCCACTTCCTCAGCTACTTCAACGTCACGGACTGCGACGCCACCGCGCGCACCGTCCAGCGGCTCGGCGGCCGGGTGACCGAACCCCCGCTGGACATCCCGTACGGGCGGATGGCGGTCCTCCAGGACGACCAGGGTGCCGTGTTCGCCGTACTTCAGGAACCTGCGTCCTGATAAGGGCGGAGTGACACAGGACACCCCGATCCGCCCCCGGGTTCGCAACCGGGGCCTTCGCCAGGAACAATCGGGGTGCGCACCGCCGGGTGGTGCCCAGTGATGAGACGCTGCACACGGCGGGTTTTTCGCGGACCTCTGTTCCCTGAGGTCCGTACGGGGAGGTGGCAAGGTGGAGCAGCTGACGCAGCACGACCCGAGGCGGATCGGCCCATTCGAGGTGCTGGGACGGCTCGGCGCCGGCGGCATGGGGCTGGTCTATCTCGCCCGGTCGGCATCCGGCCGGCGGGTGGCGATCAAGACGGTCCGTACGGAACTGGCCGAGGACCAGCTGTTCCGGGTGCGCTTCACGCGTGAGGTGGAGGCCGCGCGCGCCGTCAGCGGCTTCTACACGGCCGCCGTGGTGGACGCCGACCCGCGCGCCGCCGTGCCCTGGCTCGCCACCGCGTACGTGCCCGCCCCCTCGCTCGAAGAGATCGTGAACGAGTGCGGGCCGATGCCGACCCAGGCGGTGCGGTGGCTGGCGGCGGGCATCGCGGAGGCGTTGCAGTCCATCCACGGCGCGCAGCTCGTCCACCGCGACATGAAGCCGTCGAACGTGCTCGTCGTCGAGGACGGCCCCCGGGTCATCGACTTCGGCATCGCGTCCGGCGTCTCCAACACCCGGCTCACCATGACCAACGTGGCCGTCGGCACGCCCGCCTACATGTCGCCCGAGCAGGCCCGGGACTCGCGCAGCGTGACGGGGGCCAGCGACATCTTCTCGCTCGGCTCGACGCTCGTCTTCGCCGCGACCGGCCATGCGCCGTACCGGGGGGCCAACCCCGTCGAGACGGTGTTCATGCTGCTGCGCGAGGGCCCCGACCTCGCCGGGCTCCCCGACGACCTGCGCTCGCTCATCGACTCCTGCATGCAGATGGACGCCACGCTGCGGCCCACGCCCGCCGACCTCCAGGCACAGCTCGCCCCGCACCTCTTCGCCTCCGGCGGCGGTGACGACAGCGGTACGGCTTCGGCCTGGCTGCCGGCCGCCGCCACCGCGATGATCGAGCAGCGCAGGGGCGGTGGCCGCGCGCCCGCCCCCGCCCCGCCCGCACCGCCGGCCCCCGTGCCGCCCGCGCCCCAGCGCCCGCCGGGCTCCGACTGGGACGGCCCCTGGCACAGCGGGGCCCCCGCCACCCGCCCGGCCGCCCCGGTGCCGGACGCCGGGGGGCCGGTCCGGCTGACCGGGGCGCAGGTGCCGATCGGGCCCGGCCCGCGCGCCCAGGACGTCCGCGCCTCGGCGGCCGGGGCCGGCGCCGACGCCGGTCCCGCGACCGACTGGGTCCGCCCGCCCGCCGGGGTCAACGGCTCCGCCCCGGCCGCCCCGCCCGTGCCCGCCCCGGCCCCGGCCCCCGACAACGACCCGTCCGGCCCCGAGCGGTGGCGGCCCTGGCGTTTCCGCATGTCCAACGACGTGTGGGGCACCCCGGTCGTCGTCGGTGACCTCCTCTACGTGACGTCCTTCGAGGTCCACGCGCTGGACACCGGCAACGGGCGGCGCCAGTTCAAGACCCGCGACGTGGCCTGGGCGATGGCCGTGGAGGGCGGTCGCATCCACGCGTCCGACGGGCCCTCGCTCTACGCCCTGGACGCGGCGTCCGGCGCCGAGCGGTGGCGCGTGCGGACCGACGCGTGGGTGTACGCGCTCAAGGCCGACCGCGGCACGGTCGTCACCGGCACCCGGGGCGGCGGCGTCCAGGCGTGGGAGGCGGCGACCGGCGAGAAGCTGTGGGACATCAGCGGCGCGCAGACGGACTTCGAGACGCCGGAGGGCGGGCCGGCGATCCACGACGGCACGGTCTACGTGTGGCAGGACGCCCGCCTGCGCGCGCTCGACGCCCGGACCGGCGTCGAGCGCTGGAGCTATCCGGTGGGTGACGCGGCCTCCTGCGGCGGTGTTCCGGTCCGGGTGACCCCGGCGCCCGACGGCTACGCGTACGTCTCGGCCGGGACCCGGGTCCTCGCGGTGGACAACGCCTCCGGTCACGTCCGCTGGCACTTCGAGTGCCCGGCGGTCTTCCTCTCCCCGCCCGCGTTCGCGCCGGGCCCGGCGGTCACCGGCGGCGGGGTCTACCTCGCGGACTACCTCGGCACGGTGTACGCCCTGGACGCCGCGACCGGCAAGGACCGCTGGCGCATCGCCACGGAGGCCCGCCAGTCCACGGAACCGGTGCTCGTGGTGGCGGGCAACGTCCACGTGGGCAGCGGCAGC comes from Streptomyces sp. Mut1 and encodes:
- a CDS encoding prevent-host-death protein, yielding MTMAADLPVATRRSSDLSKHSAEVFAEAEDHPVTVTRRDGEALVLMSQREAEGRARLLDFAAQLITVTLDENGTLAARMTKVFPWMLALSAPDRESCAQDLVDAARASFSTNQPHLAIAELTSWKETATALAAGLGSADLEWLDEDETVERP
- the pspAB gene encoding PspA-associated protein PspAB — its product is MGLLDTILGRSKPVRPDLDQLFAVPSAALTLQAATGFTPTGLGSVCFAGVEGATFARVQQDVRELLDADTGRGGIPVEFSRDTYGYTWLLSRQPPEDTAALVNDLHAVNTLLQDGGFGPQLLCSLVAFRDDRDRSLALVYLYKRGTFYPFAPVAGGAEKRDNQLELQVRAALGDDLRVEQDLSRWFPVWGAPGV
- the htpX gene encoding zinc metalloprotease HtpX, with product MSRTRSRYAPDRGLTTRMVTTMFLIGLLYVVLVGVLLAALRGAWPIILIITGGMFIAQFWFSDRIAAFSMGAREVTPEQAPELHGAIDRICALADMDKPRVAIAESDVPNAFATGRSEKTALVCATTGLLRRLEPEELEGVLAHEMSHVAHRDVAVMTIASFLGVLAGIITRVALWGGFSRGSRNNDPIGIAIMLIPLISAVVYAVSFLLTRLLSRYRELSADRTAALLTGRPSALASALTKVSGQMARIPTEDLRKAEPYNAFYFVPAFASKESFARLLSSHPTLEQRLDQLARISADLSRP
- a CDS encoding cytochrome P450, with product MTETQSETQPGTQSETIAFPQDRTCPYHPPTGYPSESRGQRSVSRVRLYDGRTVWLVTGHAEARALLVDPRLSSDRENPAFPFFAPRLATLAQRRVELIGVDDPEHNAQRRMLIPSFTVRRAAALRPRIQETVDRLLDAMAEQGPPAELVNAFALPVPSIVICALLGVPYADHDFFEAQSRKLLRGPAPSDVMAARDELDEYFRVLIERKRREPGDGLLDELIAKQLETGVVERDELVRLAEILLVAGHETTANMISLGTLALLQHPDQLARLTEGDGSGVPAAVEELLRFLSIADGLSRVAVEDIEIGGETLRAGDGVLLSTAVVNRDASVYPEPDELDLGRGARNHVAFGFGIHQCLGQNLARAELEIALPALFHRFPGLRLAVPPEEIPFKPGDTVQGLLELPVTW
- a CDS encoding ferredoxin — its product is MRIDIDKDVCIGAGQCALAAPKVFTQDDDGLSELLPEAEPGPMVGEAARACPVQAITVS
- a CDS encoding pyridoxine/pyridoxamine 5'-phosphate oxidase: MTDASAPTGDAPDPAARQSFLDLLHAQRVWDTELPAFDPDTAPPTPLGLFLAWFAEAVAAGQAEPHTMTLATADADGLPDVRTLMLHDADERGWHFATHSGSAKGRQLAARPYAALGFYWPAQGRQVRVRGPVTACSTAESAADLRARSTGALASALVGRQSEILDSTAALDRASDAAWERARAEPDAEVATWTRYVVEPREAEFFQGDARRRHVRLRYRRTADVRTGAGAWERELLWP
- a CDS encoding thiolase C-terminal domain-containing protein; the protein is MPPTPSSPRRVAVVGISLADCGRVDAATPYALHAQAARRALADSGLERSVVDGFASAGLGTLAPVEVAEYLGLKPTWVDSTSVGGSTWEVMAAHAADAIAAGRAEAVLLVYGSTARADIKAGRRTSNLSFGARGPLQFEVPYGHSLIAKYAMAARRHMHEYGTTLEQLAEVAVRARANAAANPDAMFRTPVTVDEVLSGPMIADPFTKLHCCIRSDGGCAVLLAAEEYVPGTAKAPVWVLGTGEHVSHSTMSEWDDFTVSPAAVSGRLAFERAGVRPADIDLAEIYDAFTYMTLVTLEDLGFCAKGEGGPYVEGGRTGLTGELPVNTDGGGLSACHPGMRGLFLLVEAVRQLRGEAGDRQVRKAGGRLPELAVASGTGGWFCSSGTVVLGRG
- a CDS encoding acyl-CoA dehydrogenase family protein, giving the protein MDAAFTAEQDEIRRTLRTLLDADDGPGDAYDPGLWRRIARDHRLPGLTVPQEYGGAGRATAEQAVLLEETGRALLPSPLLATAVLAAPLILALGTAEQRAALLPAVATGELTACLAVPGGFLATALGLAGDPTGGSWAGGGRAGGVQARPARGGGGGWRLYGEADRVPDGERAGLLLVAAHAGGFPRSRTLLFLVRADGPEPPAGLARTPQSSPDPTRPLARVQLRDTAAELLGADDTADTGPALAAAGRTAAAVLAAEAVGAAAGALERTAAYLAASERPGACAPAPHAYEAEKHRIAELYVRVRAARSAAYFAAWDQESAGLALAQALEALRAVTAEAVRLPGDAGPPDREHEAHPYARRAAVLERLLGPAHRLRDHAARDSGLFAAAGDGQVAV
- a CDS encoding nitroreductase family deazaflavin-dependent oxidoreductase — translated: MAAAGVRLVQKVSSTRVFARIAPHVVPAMDRTVHRLTRGRVLPSARMLPGLVLTVPGARSGQPRTTPLVCMPQPGDAGAVDGGVGDGGVGDGGVGDGGVGHGKPGGGWVLVGSNFGRPGHPAWTANLMAHPEEAVVNWNGRDIPVRARLLAGEERAVVWKAALAFWPPYAAYQARIDREIRLFRLDRREVSP
- a CDS encoding TetR family transcriptional regulator, with translation MTGQVRTVDGRVAGRRGQATRQKLLDCLSEMLSSSPYRDVKVIDVARKAGTSPATFYQYFPDVEGAVLEIAEEMAKEGAGLTELVAGRSWVGKSGRQTAEQLVEGFLDFWRRNDAILRVVDLGAAEGDKRFYKIRMKILNSVTNSLTESVKELQAKGKVDKDVSAAAMAGSLVAMLAAVASHQKGFTTWGVKQAELKPNLALLVHLGITGKKPAK
- a CDS encoding VOC family protein; amino-acid sequence: MAAFAQSAPCWVDVQLPDLEAGKRFYGELFGWTFRAGEGPRADALGEGRLVAALAAKKDGRMPTAWGVYFATDDIEASVARVRAAGGQVITEPVPAGRAGVLAQAADPGGAVFGLWQAGERAGFQKQNEPGSFCWTEVHTRRKDRVDPFYEEVFGFRSADIADLVTDTPDTDETRIDFRTWSPPGTEPGPDTAVGGRSVITDAFPAELPSHFLSYFNVTDCDATARTVQRLGGRVTEPPLDIPYGRMAVLQDDQGAVFAVLQEPAS